The following coding sequences are from one Capsicum annuum cultivar UCD-10X-F1 chromosome 3, UCD10Xv1.1, whole genome shotgun sequence window:
- the LOC107862014 gene encoding flotillin-like protein 3, producing the protein MVIPQYIVAGPSEMLAITGSGINEIKLKKKHFLWPLQKCSRLDISPVNYSFEVQAMSAEKLPFVLPAVFTIGPQLDENNESLIKYAQLVSNHDKNSNHVKELVKGIIEGETRVLAASMTMEQIFKGTKEFKKEVFEKVQLELNQFGLYIYNANVKQLVDVPGHEYFSYLGQKTQMEAANQAKIDVAEARMKGEIGSKQRDGETKQNAAKIDAETMIISTRRQGEGKKEEVKVKTEVKIFENQREAEVVEASAELAKKKAGWSQTARLAEVEAEKAVEIREAELQMEVQKKKAFAQTAKLKAELLSQANVEYDVKVQEANSELYKRQKEAEAALFESQKKAEAQKAIADAEFYSRQQAANSELYAKQKEAEGVAAIGKAQAVYLGSILKELNHNYSALRDYLMINNGIYQEIANINAQAVNGMQPKISIWSGADGGEGGSGLKDVAGMYRMLPPLLQTVQEQTGMQPPAWLGTIPHDESK; encoded by the exons ATGGTGATTCCACAGTATATAGTCGCAGGGCCATCGGAGATGCTTGCCATCACCGGGAGTGGCAtcaatgaaataaaactaaagaagaagCACTTCTTATGGCCCCTTCAAAAGTGCTCAAGGCTGGACATATCTCCTGTGAACTATTCATTCGAAGTCCAAGCTATGAGTGCCGAAAAGCTCCCCTTTGTTCTCCCTGCTGTGTTCACAATTGGACCTCAATTGGACGAAAACAACGAGAGCCTGATCAAGTATGCGCAGCTTGTATCTAACCATGACAAGAATTCTAATCATGTTAAAGAACTTGTCAAGGGAATCATCGAAGGTGAAACTCGTGTTCTTGCTGCTTCCATGACTATGGAACAGATCTTCAAGGGAACCAAAGAGTTTAAGAAAGAAGTTTTTGAGAAAGTGCAACTTGAACTTAATCAATTTGGGCTTTATATCTATAATGCTAatgtgaaacaacttgttgaTGTTCCTGGCCATGAGTATTTCTCTTACCTTGGCCAAAAAACTCAGATGGAAGCCGCTAACCAAGCCAAG ATAGATGTCGCGGAGGCGCGGATGAAAGGAGAGATAGGTTCAAAGCAAAGAGATGGAGAGACAAAACAGAATGCTGCTAAGATTGATGCTGAGACAATGATCATATCAACCAGAAGGCAAGGAGAAGGCAAAAAAGAAGAAGTTAAGGTGAAGACTGAAGTCAAAATATTTGAGAACCAAAGAGAAGCTGAGGTTGTTGAGGCGAGTGCTGAGCTGGCCAAGAAGAAAGCAGGGTGGTCTCAGACTGCCAGGCTGGCGGAGGTGGAAGCCGAAAAGGCGGTGGAGATAAGAGAGGCAGAACTGCAAATGGAAGTGCAGAAGAAGAAAGCTTTTGCTCAGACGGCTAAGCTCAAGGCTGAGCTTCTTAGCCAGGCTAATGTTGAATACGACGTTAAg GTGCAAGAGGCAAACTCAGAATTATACAAGCGACAGAAGGAAGCTGAAGCCGCACTATTTGAAAGCCAGAAGAAAGCAGAGGCACAAAAAGCAATAGCAGATGCTGAATTCTATTCTCGCCAGCAGGCTGCAAACAGTGAGTTGTATGCAAAGCAGAAGGAAGCCGAAGGAGTAGCAGCGATTGGGAAAGCACAAGCCGTATACTTAGGGTCCATCCTTAAGGAATTGAATCACAATTACTCTGCACTCAGAGACTACTTGATGATCAACAACGGTATCTACCAGGAAATCGCGAATATCAACGCTCAAGCAGTGAACGGTATGCAGCCAAAGATCAGCATTTGGTCAGGTGCTGATGGTGGAGAAGGTGGAAGCGGATTGAAGGATGTTGCGGGTATGTACCGCATGCTGCCTCCACTGCTGCAAACTGTGCAAGAGCAAACTGGGATGCAGCCTCCTGCATGGCTTGGGACCATACCTCATGATGAATCTAAATGA